Proteins encoded by one window of Vibrio rumoiensis:
- the tyrA gene encoding bifunctional chorismate mutase/prephenate dehydrogenase, with amino-acid sequence MAVELNELRDQIDAVDKQIVELLAQRLSLVEKVGEVKSKHGLPIYAPDREAAMLASRREEAEKRGVPPQLIEDILRRTMRESYASEKDSGFKCLNPELRSIVIVGGNGQLGGLFKRMFDLSGYQVNVLGSQDWDRAEELVKEAGMVVVSVPIHLTDSVIKKLPKLPDDCILCDLTSIKAEPLSAMLEAHSGPVVGLHPMFGPDIPSMAKQVIICSDGREPEAYQWLLKQFEIWGASICAIDADEHDNGMTLIQALRHFTSFAYGLHLSKENPNLDTLVQLSSPIYRLELAMVGRLFAQDPDLYGDIIMSSQRNIDMIKRFHQHFGEAIEILDHRNKAEFVKQFNSVSEWYGDYSQQFMRESQNLLKQANDAMHRGK; translated from the coding sequence ATGGCCGTTGAATTAAATGAATTAAGAGATCAAATTGACGCGGTGGACAAACAAATCGTTGAGCTTTTGGCTCAACGTTTGTCTTTGGTCGAGAAGGTCGGCGAAGTAAAAAGTAAACATGGTTTGCCGATTTACGCACCGGATCGTGAAGCCGCAATGTTGGCATCTCGTCGTGAAGAAGCAGAAAAACGTGGCGTCCCGCCGCAACTGATTGAAGATATTCTGCGCCGCACGATGCGTGAGTCTTACGCGAGCGAAAAAGACTCTGGTTTTAAATGCTTAAATCCAGAATTGCGCTCTATTGTGATTGTCGGTGGTAATGGCCAATTAGGTGGTTTATTTAAGCGCATGTTTGATCTTTCAGGCTACCAGGTTAATGTTCTGGGCAGTCAAGATTGGGATCGTGCTGAAGAATTAGTAAAAGAGGCCGGTATGGTGGTGGTGAGCGTGCCGATCCACTTAACCGACTCGGTGATTAAAAAGTTACCTAAACTACCTGACGATTGTATTTTATGTGATTTAACATCGATTAAAGCAGAGCCTTTATCTGCGATGCTCGAAGCCCATTCAGGCCCTGTAGTTGGCTTACACCCGATGTTTGGTCCAGATATTCCAAGCATGGCTAAGCAGGTGATTATTTGTAGTGATGGTCGCGAGCCTGAAGCTTACCAATGGTTACTGAAGCAATTTGAAATTTGGGGCGCGAGTATTTGTGCGATTGACGCTGATGAGCATGATAATGGAATGACGCTGATCCAAGCGTTGCGCCACTTCACTTCTTTTGCCTATGGCTTGCATTTATCGAAAGAAAACCCAAATCTTGATACCTTAGTGCAGCTTAGTTCGCCGATTTATCGTTTAGAGCTCGCAATGGTTGGCCGTCTGTTTGCGCAGGATCCTGACTTGTACGGCGATATTATTATGTCGTCACAGCGTAATATCGATATGATCAAACGTTTCCATCAACACTTTGGTGAAGCAATTGAGATCTTGGATCATCGTAATAAAGCTGAATTTGTGAAGCAGTTTAATTCGGTATCCGAGTGGTATGGCGATTACTCTCAACAATTTATGCGTGAAAGCCAGAACTTACTCAAACAAGCCAATGATGCTATGCATCGAGGTAAATAA
- a CDS encoding 3-deoxy-7-phosphoheptulonate synthase, producing the protein MYKSELSNINISDEQVIITPNELKKKIPLSDHARQFIQSSRQTISNIIHKKDHRLLVVCGPCSIHDIDAAKEYAKRLKALSTQLDDQIYLVMRVYFEKPRTTVGWKGLINDPHLDNSFDIEQGLHLARQLLVDLAEMEIPLATEALDPISPQYLGDTFSWAAIGARTTESQTHREMASGLSVPVGFKNGTDGSLGTAINAMQAASSSHRFMGIDSDGQVALLTTQGNANGHVILRGGKQTNYDSVSVNECEQEMAKHGLDAALMVDCSHANSRKDYRRQPLVAEDVIHQIREGNKSIIGLMIESHINEGNQGSDIPLSEMQYGVSITDACISWDTTETLLRHAHKELVPFLQNRLKG; encoded by the coding sequence ATGTACAAAAGCGAATTAAGCAATATCAACATCAGCGATGAACAAGTCATCATCACGCCAAACGAATTGAAAAAGAAAATTCCATTAAGCGATCATGCTCGTCAGTTTATCCAATCATCACGCCAAACTATTTCTAACATTATACATAAGAAAGATCATCGTTTATTGGTTGTTTGTGGACCATGTTCGATTCATGACATTGATGCGGCAAAAGAGTACGCGAAACGCCTAAAAGCATTATCGACTCAATTAGATGATCAAATTTACTTAGTGATGCGTGTGTACTTTGAAAAACCACGCACCACAGTGGGTTGGAAAGGTTTGATTAACGATCCACACTTAGATAACTCATTCGATATTGAACAAGGTTTGCATCTTGCTCGTCAGTTATTGGTCGATTTAGCCGAAATGGAAATCCCATTGGCAACCGAAGCGCTCGATCCTATTAGCCCACAATACCTTGGCGATACATTCAGCTGGGCAGCGATTGGTGCGCGTACTACTGAATCTCAAACTCACCGTGAAATGGCCAGTGGTTTATCGGTTCCAGTTGGCTTTAAAAATGGTACTGATGGCAGTTTAGGCACCGCCATTAATGCGATGCAAGCCGCTTCTTCTAGCCATCGTTTTATGGGGATTGATAGTGATGGTCAAGTGGCACTATTGACAACCCAAGGTAATGCCAACGGTCATGTAATTCTACGTGGCGGTAAGCAAACCAATTACGATTCAGTCTCGGTGAATGAATGTGAACAAGAGATGGCAAAACATGGATTAGATGCTGCATTGATGGTGGATTGTAGCCATGCAAACTCTCGTAAAGATTACCGTCGCCAGCCATTAGTTGCAGAAGATGTGATTCACCAAATTCGCGAAGGTAATAAGTCGATTATTGGCCTAATGATTGAAAGCCATATTAATGAAGGCAACCAAGGTTCTGATATCCCACTGTCTGAAATGCAATACGGGGTATCGATTACTGATGCTTGTATTAGCTGGGATACTACTGAAACCTTGTTACGTCATGCACATAAAGAATTAGTTCCGTTTTTACAAAACCGTTTAAAAGGGTAG
- a CDS encoding sensor histidine kinase → MDLILSLLQQMCVYLVLAYMLSKTPIFLPLLNISSRLSHKFSCYVLFSLFCIMGTYFGLHINDAIANTRAIGAVMGGLFGGPIVGFAVGFTGGMHRYSLGGFTDVACAISTTAEGLIGGLLHLYLVRKDKAEQLFNPIIVLAITFVAEATQMLIIISVAKPFDQAYALVSNIAAPMIIANCVGAALFVSILQDRKTIYEKYSATFSRRALTIAERSVGIWSSGFNSTNAEKIVRIIYEETNVGAVAITDKDKILAFIGLGDDHHKPNTPISSDCTIRAMELNRVMYLDGRETPYQCSLSPSCKLGSVLVIPLRAGKEVIGTIKLYEPKRKLLSNINRSMGEGIAQLLSSQILYNDFQRQQALLSQAEIKLLQAQVNPHFLFNALNTISAIIRRDPAKARELIQHLSHFFRSNLKQNIETVTFKEELAHVNAYLTIEKARFTDRLEVEINIDEALLEKSLPSFTLQPLVENAIKHGISNKLEGGKIRIVSQQSSLGYRIVVEDNAGSFIPPQPGHEGLGMEIVDKRLTNYFGSTAALQTHCHKDHFTRMSFLIPYEKIGQ, encoded by the coding sequence ATGGATTTAATACTTTCCTTGCTTCAACAAATGTGTGTTTACCTAGTACTGGCTTACATGCTAAGTAAAACGCCGATCTTTTTACCTTTACTCAATATTTCTTCCCGCTTATCTCATAAGTTTAGCTGCTATGTCTTATTTTCACTCTTTTGCATTATGGGGACTTACTTTGGCTTACATATCAATGATGCGATAGCCAACACTCGAGCGATTGGCGCTGTCATGGGCGGCTTATTTGGCGGTCCGATTGTTGGCTTTGCAGTTGGCTTTACTGGCGGGATGCATCGCTATAGTTTAGGTGGATTCACCGATGTAGCTTGTGCAATATCCACTACCGCAGAAGGATTAATTGGTGGACTACTTCACTTATACTTGGTAAGAAAAGATAAAGCGGAACAACTATTTAATCCTATTATCGTACTGGCGATTACCTTTGTGGCAGAAGCCACTCAAATGCTGATCATCATTTCGGTTGCCAAACCTTTTGATCAAGCTTATGCCCTAGTCTCGAATATCGCTGCACCAATGATCATTGCTAACTGTGTTGGGGCTGCGCTGTTTGTCAGTATTTTGCAGGATCGAAAAACCATTTATGAAAAATACTCAGCTACCTTTTCTCGCCGAGCTTTAACAATTGCTGAGCGCAGTGTGGGTATTTGGAGTTCGGGCTTTAACTCAACCAATGCTGAAAAAATTGTCCGCATCATTTATGAAGAAACCAATGTTGGCGCGGTCGCGATCACCGATAAAGATAAAATTTTGGCTTTCATTGGCCTGGGCGATGATCACCACAAACCAAATACTCCAATCTCTTCCGATTGCACTATTCGAGCAATGGAATTGAACCGAGTGATGTATCTAGATGGACGAGAAACGCCTTACCAATGCTCATTATCGCCAAGCTGTAAATTAGGCTCCGTTTTAGTGATCCCATTAAGAGCCGGTAAAGAAGTGATCGGCACCATTAAGCTTTATGAGCCAAAGCGAAAACTACTGTCTAATATTAACCGTTCAATGGGTGAAGGGATTGCTCAACTACTCTCTAGTCAAATTCTATATAACGATTTTCAACGTCAACAAGCGTTATTGAGCCAGGCTGAAATCAAATTATTACAAGCTCAAGTAAACCCGCACTTTTTATTTAATGCGCTCAATACCATCAGCGCCATAATTCGTCGTGATCCCGCGAAAGCCCGCGAACTCATTCAGCATCTTTCGCATTTCTTTAGAAGTAACTTAAAACAGAATATAGAAACCGTGACTTTCAAAGAAGAATTGGCGCATGTAAATGCTTACCTCACCATAGAAAAAGCCCGCTTTACCGACCGTTTAGAAGTGGAAATCAATATTGATGAGGCATTACTTGAAAAATCTTTACCGAGTTTTACGCTGCAACCTCTGGTTGAAAATGCGATTAAACACGGAATTTCGAATAAACTTGAAGGTGGCAAAATCCGGATTGTGAGCCAGCAAAGCTCCCTAGGATATCGGATCGTTGTTGAAGATAATGCAGGGAGCTTTATTCCGCCACAACCCGGGCATGAAGGTCTAGGAATGGAGATTGTGGATAAACGCTTGACCAATTACTTTGGTTCAACCGCAGCACTACAAACTCACTGCCATAAAGATCATTTTACCCGCATGAGTTTTTTGATCCCTTACGAAAAAATTGGTCAATAA
- the btsR gene encoding two-component system response regulator BtsR produces MLTAIVIDDELFAREELTELLQETGQVEVIAQASNAIEGLKQINNLKPEAVFVDIQMPQISGIELLGMLDPDTMPHVIFVTAFDQYAIQAFEDNAFDYLLKPVDPKRLDKSIQRLLKARQNKEALHTQAQIEALTPKRLQQVPCMGHNRIMIIPLQEIESAFSDLSGVHIQTAQQTATSQLTLKTLEEKTELLRCHRQYLINTQKIKEIKLLDNGLGEVITQSGQVVPISRRYLKPLKEELGIV; encoded by the coding sequence ATGCTAACAGCAATCGTCATTGATGATGAACTCTTCGCTCGCGAGGAACTAACAGAGTTATTACAAGAAACCGGTCAGGTAGAAGTTATCGCTCAAGCCAGTAATGCTATTGAAGGCTTAAAGCAGATCAACAATTTAAAACCTGAAGCGGTGTTTGTTGACATTCAAATGCCGCAAATTAGTGGCATTGAATTACTCGGTATGCTTGATCCCGATACCATGCCACACGTTATTTTTGTCACCGCATTTGACCAATATGCGATTCAAGCATTCGAAGATAATGCCTTTGACTACTTATTAAAACCGGTCGATCCCAAACGTCTTGATAAAAGCATTCAACGTTTACTCAAAGCCAGACAAAATAAAGAGGCGCTGCACACTCAAGCGCAAATTGAGGCTCTCACGCCTAAACGCTTGCAACAAGTGCCTTGCATGGGGCACAACCGGATCATGATCATTCCACTACAAGAAATTGAATCTGCGTTTAGCGATCTTTCTGGTGTACATATTCAAACGGCTCAGCAAACCGCTACCAGCCAGTTAACCCTCAAAACACTAGAAGAGAAAACCGAATTACTACGCTGCCATCGACAGTATTTGATCAACACTCAAAAGATCAAAGAGATCAAACTACTCGATAACGGTTTAGGGGAAGTGATCACTCAAAGTGGCCAAGTGGTTCCCATTAGCCGACGCTATTTGAAACCACTAAAAGAAGAATTGGGAATAGTGTAA
- a CDS encoding RimK family protein, with the protein MANFVIVTDKDSDWRQYFPSDQVVTVDQYLQPSFLSDKSEKHKSVQVLNLCRDYGYMSNGYYCSLLAEARGHRVIPRVMAINDVNQPFVISLPEQDLNKYFGDAEQVAGKVYFGRTNIKGLEKVARRLFEHFMIPVLDIELKKHGKHWQLAKVVPFPFQDLNNEEQDVFAQSLELFSNKVWRASPKPSKQYRYDIAMLVDPEEKMPPSDSVALNRFKKAANRLGMSLQTITADDFSRLSEFDGLFIRATTNISNFTYRFAKRAEKLGLVVMDDPESIMKCTNKVFLTELLDRHNVPAPKSMILRSFDPDWKKNLLEHMSLPLVLKIPDGAFSVGVVKVTDETSLEEKAQALFDKSALILAQAFMPTDFDWRIGVMNRQAIYACRYHMSRGHWQIYQHHNSGRTTSGGFDTLDLKQVPKNVVDTAVKAANLIGSGLYGVDLKEIDGQVYVIEVNDNPSIDNKVEDLWLGDLLYDRIMTEFLRRIQLRGF; encoded by the coding sequence ATGGCAAATTTTGTTATTGTAACGGATAAAGACAGCGACTGGCGTCAGTACTTTCCTTCTGACCAAGTTGTGACGGTTGATCAGTACCTTCAACCTAGCTTCTTATCGGATAAATCAGAAAAGCATAAAAGTGTCCAAGTACTGAATTTATGTCGTGATTACGGCTATATGAGTAATGGCTATTATTGTTCACTATTAGCTGAAGCGCGCGGGCATAGGGTTATTCCTAGAGTGATGGCGATTAATGACGTTAATCAACCATTTGTGATTTCTCTTCCTGAACAAGATCTTAACAAGTATTTTGGCGATGCTGAACAAGTGGCTGGTAAAGTGTATTTTGGCCGCACGAATATTAAAGGATTGGAAAAAGTCGCTCGTCGATTATTTGAACACTTTATGATCCCTGTTTTAGATATCGAATTGAAAAAGCATGGTAAGCACTGGCAACTAGCAAAAGTGGTCCCTTTTCCATTTCAAGATTTGAACAATGAAGAGCAAGATGTGTTTGCTCAGTCGTTAGAGTTATTCTCCAATAAAGTTTGGCGTGCTTCTCCGAAACCAAGCAAGCAGTATCGTTATGACATTGCGATGCTGGTGGATCCTGAAGAAAAAATGCCACCATCGGATTCGGTGGCGCTTAATCGTTTTAAGAAAGCGGCCAATCGCTTAGGGATGAGTTTACAAACCATTACCGCGGATGACTTTTCGCGTTTGAGTGAATTTGATGGCTTATTTATTCGTGCGACTACCAATATCAGCAACTTTACTTATCGTTTCGCCAAACGAGCAGAAAAGCTAGGTTTAGTGGTGATGGATGATCCTGAATCGATCATGAAATGCACCAATAAAGTCTTCCTGACAGAGCTATTGGATAGACATAATGTACCTGCACCAAAGTCGATGATTTTGCGTAGCTTCGATCCTGATTGGAAAAAGAATTTGCTGGAACACATGTCTTTGCCTTTAGTGCTGAAAATTCCAGATGGGGCATTCTCGGTTGGGGTGGTGAAAGTTACCGATGAAACCTCGCTTGAGGAAAAAGCCCAAGCACTGTTTGATAAAAGTGCTTTGATTTTAGCGCAAGCCTTTATGCCAACCGATTTTGACTGGCGAATTGGAGTGATGAATCGACAAGCCATTTATGCCTGTCGTTATCACATGAGCCGAGGTCACTGGCAGATTTATCAGCATCATAACAGTGGGCGCACCACGTCTGGTGGCTTTGATACGCTAGATTTAAAACAAGTACCAAAGAACGTAGTGGATACGGCAGTTAAAGCAGCCAACTTGATTGGTTCTGGCCTATACGGTGTTGATCTAAAAGAAATTGATGGTCAAGTGTACGTGATTGAAGTGAACGATAACCCAAGCATTGATAATAAAGTGGAAGACCTATGGTTAGGTGATTTGCTGTACGATCGTATTATGACCGAGTTTTTACGCCGTATTCAGTTGAGGGGTTTTTAG
- a CDS encoding GNAT family N-acetyltransferase/peptidase C39 family protein, whose product MEFRRATLQDLPALIELESKVFSSDTIAPRQMKRFILSQHSMVFIAQQQQQLAGYALLLFHQGTQLSRLYSIAVNPAFRGQQIAQQLVEICEQSALEQGSTTLRLEVRNDNIAAKNLYQKLGYKPLKVLIHYYDDLADGIRMQKRLTASQPKTLLPMPLYIQTTPFTCGAACLLMAFATLDKQFELGRKEELQLWREATTIFMAGGHGGCSGHGLALAAKKRGFDVELWTQSQSTPFIDSVRDPNKKEVIEIVHQDFCQQADELGITTISAPPSTEQLEQWIEQGKCVLLLISTYRFNGYKEPHWIILSGMNEQFFFIHDPHSDRENDVASSASIPVSKASLGQIIGFGKQKHTACVVVST is encoded by the coding sequence ATGGAATTTCGCCGAGCAACGTTACAAGATTTACCCGCTTTAATTGAATTAGAAAGCAAAGTATTCAGCAGTGATACCATTGCACCAAGACAAATGAAACGCTTTATACTGTCTCAGCATAGCATGGTATTTATAGCTCAACAGCAGCAACAACTAGCCGGTTATGCACTTCTCCTTTTCCATCAAGGAACACAGCTGTCTCGTCTCTATTCTATAGCAGTTAACCCAGCATTTCGTGGGCAACAAATTGCTCAGCAACTGGTTGAAATTTGCGAACAATCTGCTTTAGAACAAGGTTCCACAACATTACGCCTAGAAGTCAGAAATGACAATATTGCGGCCAAGAATTTATATCAAAAACTCGGCTATAAACCCTTAAAGGTTCTGATTCATTACTACGATGATTTAGCCGATGGCATTCGTATGCAAAAGCGCTTAACCGCCAGCCAGCCTAAAACCTTACTGCCGATGCCGTTGTATATTCAAACGACCCCTTTTACCTGTGGCGCGGCTTGTTTGTTAATGGCCTTTGCTACCTTAGACAAACAATTTGAACTCGGACGTAAGGAAGAATTACAACTCTGGCGAGAAGCCACCACCATTTTTATGGCGGGAGGTCATGGTGGTTGCAGTGGACATGGTTTAGCCCTTGCCGCGAAAAAACGTGGCTTTGATGTTGAGCTATGGACTCAATCACAATCGACGCCTTTTATTGATAGCGTACGAGATCCCAATAAAAAAGAAGTGATTGAAATTGTTCATCAAGATTTCTGCCAACAAGCGGATGAACTGGGTATTACAACGATCAGCGCACCACCCAGTACCGAACAACTTGAACAATGGATTGAGCAAGGAAAGTGTGTATTACTGCTGATCAGCACTTATCGCTTTAATGGTTATAAAGAACCACATTGGATTATTTTATCGGGTATGAATGAACAATTTTTCTTTATTCATGATCCACACAGCGATCGGGAAAACGATGTCGCCTCCTCAGCATCAATTCCGGTGAGCAAAGCCAGCCTAGGGCAGATTATTGGATTTGGTAAACAAAAACATACCGCCTGTGTGGTAGTCAGTACCTAG
- a CDS encoding cation:proton antiporter, producing MLTEDLGLMLAAVGLVGLGCQWLAWRMKLPAILFLLIAGFIIGPITHIFQPNEMFGELLFPLISLAVAVILFEGSLTLNLKEIREVNRTVINIVTIGALITWALTSVFTFYLLDFSWPLALLFGSLTVVTGPTVVVPLLRTVRPKSKLANILRWEGILIDPIGALFIVIVYEFIVSSSKMHSLHVFGLILLLGIVLGGIAGMLLAQILRRRLLPEYLQPFAVLTLVLGVFAVSNALESESGLLAVTVMGMWLANAKDVKIQNILHFKENLTILLISGLFLMLSARMELADFATLGVAAALLFAAIQLFSRPIAIFIATIGSSLSVKEKLFIAWVAPRGIVAASISSLFAIKLVEAGVEGASLLVPLTFMVIVGTVVLQSITARPLANTLSLSEPSPKGFLIVGANDVGRTLATALQKYGYRIIITDSNWEYIRKARMQGLETYYGNPISSHAAEYLDLIGIGNLIAVTPDKHFNVVVAKYFMAEFGERRVFFLNGKNKDNEHEKHRLVEEKHGRTLFGDDVSYKKLASLINQGAEIKHTKLTAEFKWQDYVMKYVDGHRLSLFTVDPKGNIHILSNDSTHTTEAGWTVVSLIKE from the coding sequence ATGCTCACTGAAGATCTAGGTTTAATGCTCGCCGCTGTAGGGCTAGTAGGGTTAGGTTGCCAATGGCTTGCATGGCGAATGAAATTACCGGCTATCTTATTTTTACTGATTGCTGGTTTTATTATTGGCCCGATTACTCATATTTTTCAGCCGAATGAAATGTTTGGCGAATTGCTCTTTCCCCTAATATCACTTGCTGTTGCGGTGATTTTATTTGAAGGCAGTTTGACCCTTAATCTTAAAGAGATTCGAGAAGTAAACCGAACCGTCATTAATATTGTCACGATTGGGGCGTTGATTACTTGGGCGCTAACCAGTGTTTTCACATTCTATTTGCTTGATTTTAGTTGGCCGTTGGCGTTGTTGTTTGGCAGTTTAACGGTAGTCACAGGTCCTACGGTGGTTGTGCCATTATTGCGAACGGTAAGACCAAAATCTAAGCTTGCCAATATATTGCGTTGGGAAGGGATTTTAATCGATCCTATCGGCGCATTATTTATCGTGATTGTGTATGAGTTTATTGTCTCGAGTAGCAAGATGCACAGTTTGCATGTGTTTGGTTTGATCTTATTGCTCGGCATCGTACTCGGTGGTATTGCCGGAATGTTATTGGCGCAGATACTAAGACGTCGTTTATTACCGGAATATTTACAGCCATTTGCGGTATTAACCTTAGTGTTAGGCGTGTTTGCGGTTTCCAATGCGTTGGAATCTGAATCGGGCTTATTAGCCGTCACCGTGATGGGGATGTGGCTTGCTAATGCCAAAGACGTCAAGATCCAAAATATTCTGCATTTTAAAGAAAACCTAACGATTTTACTGATTTCCGGTTTGTTTTTAATGCTATCCGCTCGGATGGAATTGGCCGATTTTGCCACTTTAGGCGTCGCAGCTGCACTTTTATTTGCCGCAATACAGCTATTCTCACGTCCTATTGCGATCTTTATTGCCACTATCGGCAGTAGCCTCAGTGTTAAAGAAAAACTCTTTATTGCTTGGGTGGCGCCACGAGGCATTGTTGCGGCCTCTATCTCATCCCTGTTTGCGATTAAATTGGTAGAAGCGGGAGTAGAAGGTGCCAGTTTATTAGTGCCTCTCACTTTTATGGTGATTGTTGGAACTGTGGTGCTACAAAGTATTACCGCGAGACCACTAGCCAATACGCTGAGTTTATCCGAGCCTTCACCAAAAGGATTCCTGATTGTAGGCGCGAACGATGTGGGGCGAACCTTAGCTACTGCCTTACAAAAGTACGGCTATCGAATCATTATCACCGATTCAAACTGGGAGTACATTCGTAAAGCGCGTATGCAAGGTTTAGAAACCTACTATGGGAATCCAATCTCTAGTCACGCAGCGGAATATTTAGATTTAATTGGTATTGGTAACTTGATTGCGGTGACGCCCGATAAACACTTCAATGTGGTGGTCGCTAAATACTTTATGGCCGAATTTGGTGAGCGCCGAGTGTTTTTCTTGAATGGCAAAAATAAAGACAACGAACATGAGAAACATCGTTTAGTTGAAGAAAAGCATGGCCGAACTTTATTTGGTGATGATGTTAGTTATAAAAAATTGGCGAGTCTGATTAATCAAGGAGCCGAGATCAAACACACTAAACTAACCGCTGAATTTAAGTGGCAAGATTATGTGATGAAATATGTGGATGGGCACCGTTTATCGCTGTTTACCGTCGATCCTAAAGGTAATATTCACATTTTATCGAATGACAGTACTCATACCACGGAAGCTGGTTGGACGGTGGTGAGTTTGATTAAAGAATAG
- a CDS encoding DUF2799 domain-containing protein — translation MKTQQIQLKKWTKAAFSIGGLILLAACANTSEDYAKAGDWNAVGYSDGIKGKQHRTASDFKDYGTVNVNDYADGYMKGIKEYCNPNHAYQIGLSGNYYEGVCEGTPDSQKFRMEWQRGWNDSQLNK, via the coding sequence ATGAAAACTCAACAAATTCAATTAAAGAAATGGACGAAAGCTGCGTTCTCAATCGGTGGGCTTATTTTATTAGCGGCTTGTGCAAACACATCGGAAGATTATGCCAAAGCTGGGGATTGGAATGCGGTTGGGTACTCCGATGGTATTAAAGGTAAGCAGCATCGTACTGCGTCAGATTTTAAAGATTATGGTACCGTTAATGTCAATGATTATGCCGATGGCTACATGAAGGGTATTAAAGAATATTGTAATCCTAACCATGCTTACCAAATTGGTTTAAGCGGTAATTATTATGAAGGTGTATGTGAAGGGACGCCTGATTCACAAAAATTTCGTATGGAGTGGCAACGTGGTTGGAATGATAGCCAGTTGAATAAATAG